In Pseudomonadales bacterium, a single window of DNA contains:
- a CDS encoding TetR family transcriptional regulator, translated as MRTALEILAHTPVEVFTLKMLSDRLGTATTAIYKYFDGREAVLTAVADEVCRRFRQPRPAVRWQQTLLAWLWALSRHAQRYPVMPWIIGLNGKSPPEWVRMTAPVALLLRNDVGLRGRALATACHLVTSVSVSLMRMLQAAPEFLRRESLPDLTAMPLQEDQRIALNEVQSMLPSLKRKEILETAFAGVVGGIEALSQTKYPSAQVN; from the coding sequence GTGCGTACGGCGCTGGAAATCCTGGCGCACACTCCTGTCGAGGTGTTCACGCTGAAGATGCTGAGCGATCGTCTGGGGACTGCGACGACCGCGATCTACAAGTATTTCGATGGACGCGAGGCAGTGTTGACGGCGGTGGCCGATGAGGTGTGCAGGCGATTTCGCCAACCGAGGCCCGCCGTGCGGTGGCAGCAGACGCTGCTGGCGTGGTTGTGGGCACTGTCACGGCACGCGCAACGTTATCCGGTCATGCCGTGGATCATCGGGCTGAACGGCAAGTCGCCGCCGGAGTGGGTGCGCATGACTGCTCCGGTCGCGCTGTTGCTGCGTAACGACGTGGGACTGCGTGGTCGTGCGTTGGCGACGGCCTGCCACCTGGTCACGTCGGTTTCGGTCAGTCTGATGCGCATGTTGCAGGCAGCGCCGGAATTCCTGCGTCGCGAATCGCTCCCTGATCTGACGGCCATGCCGTTGCAGGAAGATCAACGCATTGCGTTGAACGAGGTGCAGAGCATGCTGCCCTCACTGAAAAGAAAGGAGATCCTCGAAACCGCTTTTGCCGGAGTCGTTGGTGGCATCGAGGCGTTGAGTCAGACAAAATACCCGAGCGCGCAAGTCAATTAA
- a CDS encoding SDR family NAD(P)-dependent oxidoreductase → MSNSQRADRQAAGDFAGKYGPWALITGAAQGLGAAFADAVASRGLNVVLLDVQRDRVEEQARAVQRDHGVVTRAVVVDLSKRDFMQSLRAQTAQLEIGLLICNAGIGRSGLFLQQDIGLMLQEIDVNCAAPLMLAHGFGSDMAARGRGGIVFVSSGSGLQGSPIFASYAASKAYDLVLGEALWYELRQHGVDVLSFIPGPTNTPGLRSTHPELREGVSTARIKLPAPTAEAALRALGRGPVAARDVMLGRRLVRRRKAVEKMGEQFLPQQA, encoded by the coding sequence ATGAGCAACTCACAACGTGCTGACCGGCAGGCTGCTGGTGATTTCGCTGGAAAGTATGGGCCGTGGGCCCTCATTACGGGAGCTGCGCAGGGTCTGGGTGCAGCCTTTGCCGATGCCGTTGCAAGTCGTGGGCTGAATGTGGTGCTGCTCGACGTGCAGCGTGATCGTGTCGAAGAGCAGGCACGAGCGGTACAACGGGATCATGGTGTTGTAACGCGGGCGGTGGTTGTGGATCTTTCGAAGCGCGATTTCATGCAGTCGCTCCGCGCACAAACAGCGCAACTCGAGATCGGTCTGCTGATCTGCAATGCGGGAATCGGTCGTTCAGGTCTGTTTCTGCAGCAGGATATCGGCTTGATGCTGCAGGAAATCGACGTGAATTGCGCCGCACCGCTGATGCTTGCGCATGGTTTTGGCAGCGATATGGCTGCGCGTGGGCGTGGCGGAATCGTGTTTGTCTCTTCGGGTTCGGGCCTGCAAGGGTCGCCGATATTCGCTTCGTACGCGGCGAGCAAGGCGTACGATCTGGTGCTCGGAGAGGCGCTGTGGTACGAACTGCGTCAGCATGGCGTTGACGTGCTTTCCTTCATTCCAGGGCCCACCAATACGCCGGGGCTGCGCTCCACGCATCCGGAGCTTCGCGAAGGTGTGAGCACGGCACGGATAAAGCTTCCTGCACCCACGGCCGAAGCGGCTTTGCGTGCACTCGGGCGTGGGCCGGTGGCGGCGCGTGATGTCATGCTGGGGCGACGTTTGGTGCGGCGGCGCAAGGCGGTGGAAAAAATGGGTGAGCAGTTCCTCCCGCAGCAAGCTTGA
- a CDS encoding SDR family oxidoreductase: MILDLFRLDDKVAVVTGAGRGIGAATAKALAEAGAAVACVARTREQVEATAHGIVAAGGRAIAICADVTREDDVHRIVNDTNARLGKLDILVNNAGGTGHGPTDRITEEQVIGAVKLNFLAPILLTRTAVPLMRDRGGAVINISSGYARVAHVGSIPYGGAKAALEQATRMMAMEYAPSVRVNAIRVGAIQTENMKQNLLAALPGVGAALAAWTPVGRLGVPDDIAAAVLYLAAPASSYMTGKILDVDGGLVTERSAMEIIATAERLRSGAREVEERS, encoded by the coding sequence ATGATCCTGGATTTGTTCCGTCTGGACGACAAGGTTGCAGTGGTTACTGGAGCTGGTCGTGGCATTGGCGCTGCGACGGCAAAGGCACTTGCGGAAGCAGGGGCTGCCGTGGCATGCGTGGCCAGAACACGTGAGCAGGTCGAGGCGACTGCGCATGGAATCGTCGCTGCCGGAGGCCGGGCGATCGCCATCTGTGCGGATGTGACCCGTGAAGACGATGTGCATCGAATCGTGAATGACACCAATGCACGGCTCGGCAAACTGGATATCCTCGTCAATAACGCGGGTGGTACCGGTCACGGGCCCACGGATCGTATCACCGAGGAGCAGGTCATCGGTGCCGTGAAGCTCAATTTCCTGGCGCCGATTCTGCTGACACGCACGGCAGTGCCTTTGATGCGGGACAGGGGTGGCGCCGTGATCAATATATCTTCCGGCTATGCGCGCGTCGCGCACGTTGGTTCCATTCCATACGGAGGAGCCAAGGCGGCGCTCGAGCAGGCGACACGCATGATGGCGATGGAGTACGCGCCCTCGGTGCGCGTCAATGCGATTCGTGTGGGCGCAATCCAGACGGAGAACATGAAACAGAATCTGCTGGCGGCTCTCCCAGGAGTCGGGGCTGCGCTTGCGGCATGGACGCCGGTTGGCAGGCTTGGCGTGCCGGATGATATCGCCGCAGCCGTGTTGTATCTGGCCGCACCCGCATCGAGCTATATGACTGGCAAGATACTTGACGTGGATGGGGGCCTGGTGACCGAGCGCTCGGCCATGGAGATCATCGCCACGGCCGAGCGTCTGCGGTCCGGGGCACGAGAGGTGGAGGAACGGTCATGA
- the sufB gene encoding Fe-S cluster assembly protein SufB encodes MTEQIESLLKQDYAAGFVTKIESETLPPGLSEDVVRLISAKKDEPEWATEWRLEAYRGWRSMVEPTWAHVHFPPVDFDGVSYYSAPKSMADRPKSLDEVDPELLRTYEKLGIPLHERAKLAGVAVDVVFDSVSVVTTFREKLSEAGVIFCSMSEAIRTYPELVRKYLGSVVPRRDNFYAALNSAVFSDGSFVYIPPGVRCPMELSTYFRINEEKTGQFERTLIIADEGSHVSYLEGCTAPMRDENQLHAAVVELVALKGARIKYSTVQNWYPGDHEGRGGIYNFVTKRGMCHDHASISWTQVETGSAITWKYPSVVLRGDHSVGEFYSVALTNNLQQADTGTKMIHLGKNTRSTIISKGISAGRSSNAYRGLVRISPRAEGARNYTQCDSLLIGDRCGAHTFPYIESRNASAVVEHEATTSKVSDDQLFLCRQRGLDAEKAVSMIVNGFCREVFRELPMEFAVEAGKLLEVSLEGSVG; translated from the coding sequence ATGACTGAACAGATCGAATCACTGCTGAAGCAGGATTATGCGGCAGGTTTCGTCACCAAGATCGAATCCGAGACGCTGCCGCCCGGACTCAGTGAAGACGTGGTGCGGCTGATTTCGGCGAAGAAGGACGAACCCGAGTGGGCCACCGAGTGGCGTCTGGAGGCGTACCGCGGCTGGCGGTCGATGGTGGAGCCGACCTGGGCGCACGTGCACTTCCCGCCGGTGGATTTCGACGGTGTGTCGTACTACTCGGCGCCGAAATCGATGGCCGATCGTCCAAAGAGTCTCGACGAGGTCGACCCCGAGCTGTTGCGCACCTACGAGAAACTCGGTATCCCGCTGCATGAGCGTGCCAAGCTCGCCGGTGTCGCTGTGGATGTGGTGTTCGACTCGGTGTCGGTGGTGACCACGTTCAGGGAGAAACTGAGCGAGGCCGGCGTCATCTTCTGCTCGATGTCCGAAGCCATACGCACGTATCCGGAACTGGTACGCAAGTATCTCGGTTCGGTGGTTCCCCGCCGCGACAACTTCTACGCTGCGCTCAATTCGGCGGTTTTCAGTGACGGCTCCTTTGTCTATATCCCGCCGGGTGTGCGCTGTCCGATGGAGTTGTCGACGTATTTCCGCATCAACGAGGAAAAGACCGGGCAGTTCGAACGCACGCTGATCATCGCCGACGAGGGCAGTCACGTCAGCTATCTCGAGGGCTGTACGGCACCGATGCGTGACGAGAACCAGCTGCACGCCGCAGTGGTCGAGCTCGTGGCGCTGAAGGGTGCGCGCATCAAGTATTCGACGGTGCAGAACTGGTACCCCGGCGACCATGAAGGCAGGGGCGGCATCTATAACTTCGTCACCAAGCGTGGTATGTGTCACGATCACGCGTCGATCTCGTGGACGCAGGTCGAGACGGGTTCGGCGATCACCTGGAAGTACCCTTCGGTGGTGCTGCGTGGTGATCACTCGGTCGGCGAGTTCTACTCGGTCGCACTGACCAACAACCTCCAGCAGGCCGACACCGGCACCAAGATGATCCATCTTGGAAAGAACACGCGTTCGACGATCATCTCGAAGGGAATCTCGGCCGGGCGCTCGAGCAACGCCTACCGTGGGCTGGTGCGCATCAGTCCACGCGCCGAAGGTGCGCGCAATTACACGCAGTGCGATTCGCTGCTGATCGGTGACCGCTGCGGTGCGCATACCTTCCCGTACATCGAGAGCCGCAATGCGTCGGCCGTCGTCGAACACGAAGCGACCACCTCCAAGGTCAGCGATGACCAGTTGTTCCTGTGTCGGCAGCGAGGGCTGGATGCGGAGAAGGCGGTGTCGATGATCGTGAACGGCTTCTGTCGCGAGGTGTTCAGGGAGCTGCCGATGGAGTTCGCGGTGGAGGCAGGCAAGCTGCTCGAGGTGAGTCTCGAGGGGTCGGTAGGTTGA
- the sufD gene encoding Fe-S cluster assembly protein SufD, with protein MGAFDRNLAARLYAGESAPTWIEALRETARSAWVTAPWPTRKTEAWKYTALDALGERDYLRRATAAVPQLDATALIPALEADRIVFVNGVYQPTLSSITAQAGVRVVNFRSANSGDRATIDQALGRLSAEGDSPFAVLNGCWLDDGVLLHLDAGVRAKRAVHVVHVGAPQPQPFAHAQRLLAVLGRGADVDLVEQFVDLPDAGESLVTGLTELRVGEGARIGHYRLHAEDERAIHIGAVHVELARDARCEGLLFALGSTLKRIDLRLHHRGRGASCRLDGIYLARHHEHVDLHTAIEHEVAHADTTQVYRGIIDDAARAVFNGRIHIHPQAQKSNADLSNRNLLLSNEAEVDTKPELEIYADDVRCSHGATVSRIEEKSLYYLLTRGIGRREAEVLLGYGFVNELVSRVGNDALAAALRDVVRDWLGRPGGGALS; from the coding sequence ATGGGTGCATTCGATCGCAATCTTGCAGCACGTCTGTACGCGGGCGAGTCGGCACCCACGTGGATCGAGGCGCTGCGTGAGACAGCGCGTTCGGCCTGGGTGACCGCACCCTGGCCGACCCGCAAGACCGAGGCGTGGAAATACACCGCGCTCGATGCACTTGGAGAGCGCGACTACCTGCGCCGTGCCACGGCAGCAGTTCCGCAGCTCGACGCCACGGCGCTGATCCCGGCACTCGAAGCCGACCGGATCGTGTTCGTGAATGGCGTTTACCAGCCGACACTGTCCAGCATCACGGCGCAGGCCGGCGTGCGCGTGGTGAACTTCCGCAGCGCGAATTCCGGCGACCGGGCGACGATCGACCAGGCGTTGGGGCGTCTCAGTGCCGAAGGCGACAGTCCGTTTGCTGTGCTGAACGGTTGCTGGCTGGACGATGGCGTGCTGCTGCACCTCGATGCCGGTGTGCGTGCCAAGCGTGCCGTGCACGTGGTGCACGTGGGAGCGCCGCAGCCGCAGCCATTTGCACACGCGCAGCGCCTGCTCGCGGTGCTTGGACGCGGTGCGGACGTGGATCTGGTCGAGCAGTTCGTCGACCTGCCGGATGCCGGAGAGTCGCTGGTGACCGGGCTCACCGAACTGCGCGTCGGCGAGGGCGCCCGTATCGGACACTATCGCCTGCATGCCGAGGACGAGCGTGCGATCCATATCGGTGCCGTGCATGTGGAACTTGCACGCGATGCGCGTTGCGAGGGTTTGCTGTTCGCGCTCGGGAGTACGCTGAAGCGCATCGACCTGCGTCTGCACCACCGGGGACGGGGCGCTTCGTGCCGGCTCGACGGCATCTATCTGGCACGGCACCACGAGCACGTCGACCTGCACACCGCGATCGAGCATGAGGTCGCGCACGCGGACACCACGCAGGTCTATCGGGGCATCATCGACGATGCCGCGCGCGCGGTGTTCAATGGCCGTATCCATATTCATCCGCAGGCGCAGAAGAGCAACGCCGACCTCAGCAACCGCAACCTGCTGCTCAGCAACGAGGCTGAGGTCGATACCAAGCCGGAGCTGGAAATCTACGCCGACGATGTGCGTTGCTCGCACGGTGCGACGGTGAGCCGGATCGAAGAGAAGAGCCTCTACTACCTGCTGACGCGCGGGATCGGACGGCGCGAAGCCGAGGTGCTGCTCGGCTACGGTTTCGTCAACGAACTGGTATCACGCGTCGGCAACGACGCGCTTGCTGCTGCGCTGCGCGATGTGGTGCGTGACTGGCTCGGACGCCCGGGCGGTGGTGCGCTGTCATGA
- a CDS encoding carboxypeptidase regulatory-like domain-containing protein: protein MLLVRSALLGFAVLFAATGWTATPRDVAIDSDDIGGVVRGPTGPEAGVWVIAETTDLPTRMTRIVVTDDEGRYLVPDLPSASYRLWVRGYGLVDSEPLVSHPGTHHELQAVPAPGPHEAAQYFPANYWLSLFQSPKEDEFPGTGESGNGIAEAMPNQQHWIHVLTERCRLCHQLGTQATRELPASLGSFANSQEAWRHRLTLGVLGGWMTAEASRMGPRAITELAAWSDRIANGALPPTPPRPSGVERNLVLTLWDWGAGAMTHDVSSTARFHPQVNANGRVYGVSERKCCAGDISDKMVWFDPADNTVGEMMVPTRDLDIQPSPHNPMLDSKGRVWMTAAFRQPAKNPGFCTDPANPYAKLFPLPYPAGTPRQLVMYDPATGGMKTIETCSGTHHLQFDKDDTLYLTGDIKVAAWLDTRLYDRTGDVAAATGWCPLILDTNDNGRMDNWAEPDYGKPYSGPQKPADPSQDQRISGFLYGLGVDQTDASVWYALQSYGADEQAPIPSGIVRMERGNDPPRSCRVEYYEAPVVDGKALAFSPRGVEVDSEGVAWVGFATKIGRFDRRQCKTLRGATATGQHCPEGWTFYDAPGPKIANTDVSADHHYLSWVDQYDTLGLGKDVPIIPGTNSDSLLAVDPHSGKITVLRVPYPMGFYSRGLDGRIDDPEAGWKGRAVWSNYASVPQKHTEGGLAAQSKVVKFQIRPHPLAK from the coding sequence GTGCTGCTTGTCAGATCCGCGCTGCTGGGATTTGCCGTTCTGTTTGCCGCTACCGGCTGGACCGCAACACCCCGCGATGTCGCCATCGACAGCGACGATATCGGTGGAGTGGTTCGTGGCCCCACGGGGCCGGAGGCAGGCGTCTGGGTGATTGCCGAAACCACCGATCTGCCGACACGCATGACGCGGATCGTGGTCACCGACGACGAAGGGCGCTACCTCGTCCCGGACCTGCCTTCCGCCAGCTACCGCTTGTGGGTGCGTGGTTACGGCCTCGTGGACTCCGAACCGCTGGTGAGTCACCCGGGCACGCATCACGAGCTGCAAGCTGTACCGGCACCCGGTCCACACGAAGCGGCACAGTATTTTCCCGCCAACTACTGGCTTTCGCTGTTTCAATCGCCGAAGGAAGACGAATTTCCCGGCACTGGCGAGAGTGGCAACGGCATTGCCGAAGCGATGCCCAACCAGCAGCACTGGATCCACGTGCTTACCGAACGTTGCCGGCTCTGCCATCAGCTCGGAACGCAGGCAACACGCGAACTCCCCGCCTCGCTCGGCAGCTTTGCGAACTCGCAGGAAGCCTGGCGACACCGCCTGACACTCGGCGTGCTGGGCGGGTGGATGACTGCCGAGGCGAGCCGTATGGGCCCGCGCGCGATCACCGAGCTCGCCGCGTGGAGCGACCGTATTGCCAACGGAGCCCTGCCGCCGACACCGCCGCGCCCGAGCGGCGTCGAACGCAATCTGGTGCTCACGTTGTGGGACTGGGGCGCAGGCGCCATGACGCACGACGTGAGCAGCACCGCACGCTTCCACCCGCAGGTAAACGCCAACGGCCGCGTGTACGGGGTGTCGGAACGCAAATGCTGCGCCGGTGACATCTCGGACAAGATGGTGTGGTTCGATCCGGCAGACAATACGGTCGGCGAAATGATGGTGCCCACCCGTGATCTCGACATCCAGCCGAGTCCGCACAACCCGATGCTCGACAGCAAGGGCCGCGTGTGGATGACGGCTGCGTTCCGCCAGCCCGCGAAGAACCCCGGCTTCTGCACCGATCCTGCAAATCCCTACGCAAAGCTGTTCCCGCTTCCGTATCCGGCCGGAACACCGCGTCAACTCGTGATGTACGATCCGGCAACCGGTGGCATGAAGACGATCGAAACCTGCTCCGGCACTCACCACCTGCAGTTCGACAAGGACGACACGCTGTACCTGACCGGCGACATCAAGGTCGCGGCGTGGCTGGACACGCGCCTCTACGATCGTACCGGCGACGTCGCTGCCGCCACCGGGTGGTGTCCGCTGATACTCGACACCAACGACAACGGACGCATGGACAACTGGGCGGAACCGGATTACGGCAAACCGTATTCCGGCCCGCAGAAGCCTGCCGATCCGTCGCAGGACCAGCGTATCTCCGGATTCCTCTACGGCCTGGGCGTGGACCAGACAGACGCCAGCGTGTGGTACGCGCTGCAGAGCTACGGAGCCGACGAGCAGGCACCCATTCCGAGCGGAATCGTGCGCATGGAGCGTGGCAATGACCCGCCACGAAGCTGCCGGGTCGAGTACTACGAGGCGCCCGTCGTCGATGGCAAGGCGCTCGCGTTCAGCCCACGCGGTGTCGAGGTGGACAGCGAAGGCGTGGCGTGGGTCGGTTTTGCCACGAAGATAGGACGTTTCGATCGCCGCCAGTGCAAGACGCTGCGCGGTGCGACCGCGACGGGACAGCACTGCCCCGAGGGATGGACCTTCTACGACGCACCCGGGCCGAAGATTGCGAATACCGACGTGAGCGCAGACCATCACTACCTGTCGTGGGTCGATCAATACGACACGCTCGGCCTGGGCAAGGACGTACCGATCATCCCGGGCACGAACTCGGATTCACTGCTTGCGGTGGACCCGCACAGCGGGAAGATCACGGTGTTGCGCGTACCGTACCCGATGGGCTTCTATTCACGTGGCCTGGACGGTCGCATCGACGACCCCGAGGCAGGCTGGAAAGGCCGTGCCGTGTGGTCGAACTACGCGTCCGTTCCGCAGAAGCACACCGAGGGCGGGCTTGCTGCGCAATCGAAGGTAGTCAAGTTCCAGATCCGACCGCATCCGCTGGCGAAGTGA
- the sufC gene encoding Fe-S cluster assembly ATPase SufC: protein MLSISNLNARIDDKPILRGIDLEVKPGEVHAIMGPNGSGKSTLGYVLSGREGYEVTAGSVAFDGHDLLAMATEERARAGLFLAFQYPVEIPGVSNMEFMKAAVDAVRAHRGVEALDAVRFMRLAREKCEAVGLKTDFLKRGVNEGFSGGEKKRNEVLQMMLLEPRLAILDETDSGLDIDALQVVAAGVNSLRAPDRSFVIVTHYQRLLDYIVPDFVHVLAQGRIVRSGGRELALELEEKGYAWIDKEAG from the coding sequence ATGTTGAGCATTTCCAACCTGAACGCACGCATCGACGACAAGCCGATTCTGCGTGGCATCGATCTGGAGGTGAAGCCGGGTGAGGTGCACGCGATCATGGGGCCGAACGGCTCCGGCAAGAGCACGCTCGGCTATGTGCTGTCGGGACGCGAGGGTTACGAAGTCACGGCAGGCAGCGTGGCGTTCGATGGCCACGACCTGCTTGCGATGGCAACCGAGGAGCGGGCGCGTGCCGGTTTGTTCCTGGCGTTCCAGTATCCGGTCGAAATCCCCGGTGTCAGCAACATGGAGTTCATGAAGGCCGCGGTGGACGCGGTGCGTGCTCATCGCGGCGTCGAGGCGCTGGATGCGGTGCGATTCATGCGGCTGGCGCGCGAGAAGTGCGAGGCGGTCGGGTTGAAGACGGATTTCCTGAAGCGTGGCGTCAACGAGGGATTCTCGGGAGGCGAAAAGAAGCGCAACGAGGTGCTGCAGATGATGCTGCTCGAGCCTCGGCTTGCGATCCTCGACGAAACCGATTCCGGTCTGGATATCGACGCACTGCAGGTGGTCGCTGCCGGAGTGAACAGCCTGCGTGCGCCGGATCGCTCGTTCGTGATAGTCACCCACTACCAGCGCCTGCTCGATTACATCGTGCCGGATTTCGTGCACGTGCTTGCGCAAGGACGCATCGTCAGGTCGGGTGGGCGTGAACTCGCGCTCGAGCTCGAGGAAAAGGGTTACGCGTGGATCGACAAAGAGGCCGGCTAG
- a CDS encoding Rrf2 family transcriptional regulator → MQLTTRGRYAVTAVLDLALHAESGTMRLADIAERQGISLSYLEQLFARLRREGLVASVRGPGGGYRLAQPQDQLSIGRIIDAVNERLDVTRCGGKADCQQGDTCLTHHLWSELSENLQEFLHGITIADLLRRHQSADGDAGTGEVVS, encoded by the coding sequence GTGCAACTCACTACCCGTGGTCGTTATGCCGTTACGGCCGTGCTCGACCTCGCGCTGCACGCGGAGAGCGGTACGATGCGGCTTGCCGACATTGCCGAGCGCCAGGGCATCTCGCTGTCGTATCTGGAACAGCTGTTCGCACGTTTGCGTCGCGAGGGGCTGGTCGCCAGTGTACGCGGCCCGGGTGGCGGGTACCGATTGGCCCAACCGCAGGATCAGCTCAGCATAGGGCGGATCATCGATGCGGTGAACGAACGTCTCGACGTCACGCGCTGCGGCGGCAAGGCCGACTGCCAGCAGGGCGATACCTGCCTGACGCACCATCTGTGGAGCGAGTTGAGCGAAAACCTGCAGGAGTTCCTGCACGGCATCACGATTGCGGATCTGCTGCGCCGGCATCAGAGCGCCGACGGTGACGCGGGTACCGGAGAGGTGGTTTCATGA
- a CDS encoding MFS transporter produces the protein MAVATDVDSERHPARLALGIGFVAQNTTVALTFGLYGVFVQFFAESFQLDRTMASMGLPIVILTMGLTNPWMGWLIGRFSIRRLMLAGTWVMSAGFGLAAFAPSARLVLASFIPIGLGYAMLGTLPATALVANWYERTRGRAIGFVNIPLGGVLMPPLATALFITFGWRATFGAFSLLLLALVPLLSRVRDRPEEVGSRVRHEPVVTGSGPSGTGGGSVLRSPFFWMATLAAGMILASGSARTVHVVPYATSMGIDATRAALLMSLSASAAIPGAILFGVMSDRYGGSAALALNGVVQVFGWMLLLVAGPRFLPLTCAIALLGACSGGVYVALSTVFSVRYGTKMLGATLGYASALKLPFTFSAPIVIAWLFDMRGDYRFAFSGVLILVAGCAATFSVLAILQRREQKKLGSSLIGKEST, from the coding sequence ATGGCGGTTGCAACGGATGTTGATTCCGAGAGACACCCTGCGAGGCTTGCATTAGGGATCGGTTTTGTTGCCCAGAACACGACGGTGGCGCTCACCTTCGGACTCTACGGCGTCTTTGTGCAGTTTTTTGCCGAGTCCTTTCAGCTTGACCGCACCATGGCGTCGATGGGGCTCCCGATCGTGATCCTGACAATGGGGTTGACGAATCCCTGGATGGGGTGGCTAATCGGTCGTTTCTCGATTCGTCGTTTAATGCTTGCAGGCACCTGGGTGATGAGTGCAGGTTTTGGTTTGGCAGCGTTTGCACCGTCGGCGAGATTGGTGTTGGCGTCGTTCATTCCAATTGGACTCGGGTACGCCATGCTTGGCACTCTGCCGGCGACGGCCCTGGTTGCCAACTGGTACGAACGGACACGTGGTCGAGCCATCGGCTTCGTAAACATCCCATTGGGGGGCGTATTGATGCCGCCGCTTGCAACCGCATTATTCATTACGTTCGGCTGGCGTGCGACCTTTGGTGCCTTTTCCTTACTGCTGCTCGCACTGGTGCCGCTGCTGAGCCGGGTTCGCGATCGACCGGAAGAAGTTGGATCCAGGGTTCGGCACGAGCCCGTTGTGACAGGTTCTGGTCCGAGTGGAACGGGAGGTGGAAGCGTGCTCCGAAGCCCGTTCTTCTGGATGGCAACACTGGCGGCTGGCATGATTCTGGCGTCGGGGTCTGCACGCACGGTACATGTCGTGCCTTATGCAACAAGCATGGGTATTGATGCGACACGCGCTGCATTGCTGATGTCACTGTCTGCGTCTGCGGCGATACCCGGTGCAATTCTGTTTGGGGTCATGAGTGATCGTTACGGTGGTAGCGCTGCACTTGCACTGAATGGTGTAGTACAAGTCTTTGGCTGGATGTTGCTATTGGTGGCTGGACCGCGCTTCCTTCCGCTGACATGCGCAATCGCCCTGCTGGGAGCTTGCAGTGGAGGGGTTTACGTGGCGTTATCAACAGTTTTCAGTGTTCGTTACGGCACAAAAATGCTGGGCGCGACGCTTGGATATGCATCGGCATTGAAGTTGCCATTCACGTTTTCAGCGCCGATCGTGATCGCTTGGCTGTTCGATATGCGTGGGGATTACCGTTTTGCATTCAGTGGTGTCCTGATTCTTGTTGCTGGCTGTGCAGCGACATTTTCGGTTCTCGCGATACTGCAGCGACGCGAGCAGAAGAAATTGGGTAGTTCCCTGATCGGTAAGGAGTCGACATGA
- a CDS encoding AraC family transcriptional regulator ligand-binding domain-containing protein, which produces MTTSNTPAQQFQQILRYLEQLGLDPAPVAASARLNATAISSMHPDTPLPTYDYATLYQQAANTLQQRHPGVVWGAGIGTDAFRFRCHVMVCCNDLGSALACATQYDHLLQPLTGYSVKYRSDGDRFWVGYHVDVAMNAHLLQPETPTTHDGAESSVAVAKASGLRIWYTLIGWMIGRNPQVLAAQLSSSALPANVQSRLEHLFQVPIAFNAEESAICIPASYLEHRIVHTPRSVDAFLENAVYNLILQDNQRLNISTAIKSLLTRDMPDRAPTLDMIANQVHMSSSNLRRRLQQEGTSYQKIKDQIRRDMAYRHLREGHLKVHQIAETLGFNEPSSFIRSFRNWSGLTPRQFREQISEHPATTGSPDTSCRS; this is translated from the coding sequence ATGACAACCTCCAACACTCCGGCGCAACAATTCCAGCAGATCCTGCGGTATCTGGAGCAACTCGGTCTGGATCCGGCTCCGGTCGCCGCGAGCGCTCGACTCAATGCCACCGCAATCAGTTCAATGCATCCTGACACACCGCTACCAACATATGACTACGCCACGCTCTATCAGCAGGCAGCAAACACCCTGCAGCAACGCCACCCGGGTGTCGTGTGGGGAGCAGGCATAGGCACCGATGCATTTCGATTCCGCTGCCACGTCATGGTCTGCTGTAACGACCTCGGCTCGGCACTCGCATGCGCCACTCAGTACGATCATCTGCTGCAACCGCTTACCGGCTATAGCGTGAAATATCGTTCTGATGGGGATCGATTCTGGGTTGGCTATCATGTTGATGTAGCGATGAATGCACACCTGCTTCAGCCAGAGACGCCAACCACACACGATGGTGCAGAATCGTCTGTAGCCGTTGCAAAGGCTTCAGGCTTGCGTATTTGGTACACACTGATCGGCTGGATGATTGGTCGCAACCCACAGGTACTTGCAGCGCAGCTTTCCTCTTCTGCATTACCTGCTAACGTACAGAGCCGACTTGAACATCTATTCCAGGTGCCCATAGCCTTCAACGCGGAAGAATCTGCAATCTGCATTCCAGCAAGCTATCTTGAACATCGTATCGTGCACACACCGCGTTCGGTCGATGCTTTCCTCGAAAATGCTGTCTACAACCTGATTCTCCAAGACAATCAGCGCCTAAATATCAGTACCGCCATCAAATCGCTGCTAACCCGCGACATGCCTGACCGAGCTCCGACCCTGGATATGATCGCAAACCAGGTACACATGTCCTCATCGAACCTGCGTCGCCGTCTTCAGCAAGAGGGCACCAGTTATCAGAAGATCAAGGACCAGATCCGCCGTGACATGGCGTACCGTCATCTGCGTGAAGGCCATCTCAAGGTTCACCAAATTGCCGAAACTCTCGGATTCAATGAGCCCAGCTCCTTTATCCGCTCATTTCGCAACTGGTCTGGCCTGACGCCACGCCAGTTCAGAGAGCAGATATCCGAGCACCCAGCCACAACGGGTTCCCCAGACACATCCTGTCGCAGTTGA